A window from Pleuronectes platessa chromosome 6, fPlePla1.1, whole genome shotgun sequence encodes these proteins:
- the ttll9 gene encoding probable tubulin polyglutamylase TTLL9 codes for RSCVRFKCGLLTTIQNVLHQRPGWVEVKDDGDWDFNWCDVGWLRENYDHTYMEEHVRVNHFRNHYELTRKNLMVKNLKRYRKSLERDSGHTEASKCDFFPCTFALPSEYHLFVEEFKRIPGSIWIMKPVAKSQGKGIFLFRKLKDITDWKKDGPRSEEQKDAAQVESYVAQRYIENPYLINGRKFDLRIYILVTSYVPLKAWLYRDGFARFSSTRFSLRTIDDKYMHLTNVAVQKTAPDYDPEKGCKWQMQQLRRYLTAKHGTEMIGTLFIEMDNIFVRSLQSVQKVIINDKHCFELYGYDILLDENLKPWLIEVNASPSHTPSSQEDYEMKCRLLEDTLNVVDMEDRLTGKEKRVGGYDLMWNDGPVYREDANPETFGSSCFTANTHLGCVNDRDKQLRQLLKPFPVQKKM; via the exons AGAAGTTGTGTGCGTTTCAAATGCGGACTCCTCACCACCATACAGAACGTCCTGCACCAAAGACCTGGCTGGGTTGAAGTCAAAGA tGATGGAGATTGGGATTTCAACTGGTGTGACGTGGGCTGGCTCAGGGAGAATTATGATCATACGTACAtggaggaacatgtgagggTAAACCACTTTCGCAACCATTATGAG CTGACTCGCAAAAATCTCATGGTGAAAAACCTCAAAAGGTACAGGAAGAGCCTTGAAAGAGATTCTGGCCACACAGAGGCATCCAAATGTGATTtcttcccctgcacctttgcactGCCCAGCGAGTATCATCTTTTTGTAGAGGAGTTCAAAAGAATCCCTGGCAGCATCTGGATCATGAAGCCA GTGGCAAAATCCCAAGGGAAAGGCATTTTTCTGTTCAGGAAACTGAAAGACATCACGGATTGGAAGAAG GATGGCCCCCGCTCAGAGGAGCAGAAGGATGCAGCCCAAGTGGAAAGCTACGTGGCGCAACGCTACATAGAGAACCCCTACCTAATTAATG GCAGGAAATTTGATCTGAGGATCTACATTCTGGTCACCTCA TATGTTCCCTTGAAGGCCTGGCTGTATCGGGATGGCTTTGCTCGCTTCTCAAGCACCCGCTTCTCTCTAAGGACCATTGATGACAAgt ATATGCATCTCACCAATGTGGCTGTTCAAAAAACAGCACCTGACTACGATCCTGAAAAG GGATGTAAATGGCAGATGCAGCAGCTTCGAAGATACCTGACTGCAAAGCACGGCACAGAGATGATAGGAACCCTGTTCATAGAGATGGATAACATCTTTGTACGCAGTCTCCAGAGTGTACAAAAGGTCATCATCAATGACAAGCACTGCTTCGAGCTCTACGGCTACGACATTCTGCTGGATGAGAACCTCAAACC GTGGTTGATTGAGGTGAATGCCTCTCCGTCACACACCCCCAGTAGTCAAGAGGATTACGAGATGAAGTGCAGGCTGCTGGAAGACACTTTGAATGTTGTTGATATGGAGGACAG gCTGACTGGCAAGGAGAAAAGGGTGGGTGGCTACGATCTCATGTGGAACGACGGCCCTGTCTACAGAGAGGATGCCAACCCGGAAACATTTGGGAGTTCGTGTTTCACTGCCAACACACACTTGG GGTGTGTGAATGACAGAGACAAGCAGCTCCGTCAGCTACTTAAACCGTTTCCAGTCCAGAAGAAGATGTGA